The Daucus carota subsp. sativus chromosome 9, DH1 v3.0, whole genome shotgun sequence genome window below encodes:
- the LOC108201293 gene encoding uncharacterized protein LOC108201293 yields MGSQVKKKLRIYGDEEDKISSLPDELIHHILSFTDAKEAVQTSVLSNRWKSLWITLPFLNFGEYRYSSPKNNTKFIRHVLSKRNRQSDLFELNFCVYNKGLRRCLIENVVEYAISHNVQSLDFGLLYKHQPFKLSTFNSNSLKKLTLRVRLEEFAMQLGCWDLPCLTTLFLKYPDFDLTKGNQISDSWFTCLPSLRDLGLENWDLSISSFSFSIPDLTTLRLSNCILPKMVLDLPSLITLDLHNVNLPYDMSDMISTLINLQNLTISSPFTQDHVISCPRPLLNLNIRTSSSRYDSGSGYIIVFAPKICNFTSYGIFATTFGVPELETVNIRLQGWFQGLQSSKEEIYHRLTNMFPGLGNAKTLTFDLESIKALNEISSLLVWLPSPFSNMKYIKIPKTYKQSNMSSALRSYLLGGSPRSTIVTTLPQEEHVMEDPVVDSDRVRCSDAPLERTKKDQASSSQGDKDSGLWRGHEVNPEFVCLLDRIMHTYPETFEHFTTKNKMLSAMNLNLLCTSLDNFSKVSLTEVDCEMIDGYRDICAYLQIQGFDVSWVVNRLNYIEHLCFSQPLIPELHGIDCCIEGAKTEVQNMQAHVDDAKMNIQGLQARGKINVQDLQARVDYSKTKLQELQNLRRKKMTEIEKAFGTRGTDLAVGLIGDYLLSSP; encoded by the exons ATGGGTTCTCAAGtgaagaagaaattgagaattTATGGAGATGAAGAAGATAAAATCAGTAGTTTGCCTGACGAGCTTATTCATCACATTCTTTCATTTACCGATGCTAAAGAAGCAGTTCAAACGAGCGTCCTTTCCAATCGATGGAAGTCTTTATGGATTACTCTCCCTTTTCTTAATTTCGGTGAGTACAGATACTCTTCACCTAAAAACAATACTAAGTTTATCCGCCATGTTCTGTCTAAACGAAACCGTCAATCCGATCTTTTCGAATTGAACTTCTGTGTTTACAACAAAGGACTCCGTCGATGTTTAATTGAAAATGTTGTTGAGTATGCAATCTCTCACAATGTGCAATCCCTGGATTTTGGTTTATTGTATAAACATCAACCGTTTAAGCTATCTACCTTTAATTCTAATTCACTGAAAAAACTTACATTACGAGTCAGACTTGAAGAATTTGCTATGCAATTGGGTTGCTGGGATTTACCTTGCCTAACAACTCTCTTCTTGAAATACCCAGATTTTGATTTGACTAAAGGTAACCAAATTTCAGATTCATGGTTTACATGCTTGCCTTCCTTGAGAGATCTGGGTCTTGAAAATTGGGACTTGTCAATATCATCTTTCTCTTTCAGTATCCCCGATTTAACAACCCTCCGCTTGTCCAACTGCATATTGCCTAAAATGGTGTTGGATCTCCCATCTTTAATTACTCTAGATCTGCACAATGTAAATCTTCCATATGATATGAGTGACATGATCTCTACACTTATCAATCTACAAAATCTTACCATATCTTCACCATTTACACAAGACCATGTCATATCTTGTCCTCGTCCTTTGTTGAACCTGAATATTAGGACCAGCTCCAGCCGCTATGATAGTGGTTCTGGTTACATTATAGTTTTTGCACCAAAAATCTGCAATTTCACTTCTTATGGTATCTTTGCAACAACATTTGGAGTACCTGAGCTGGAGACTGTAAATATAAGGCTACAGGGTTGGTTTCAGGGCCTGCAATCCTCTAAGGAAGAAATTTATCACCGGTTAACGAATATGTTTCCAGGACTTGGTAATGCAAAAACTCTTACTTTTGACTTGGAGAGCATTAAG gcACTGAATGAGATTTCCAGCCTTCTTGTATGGCTTCCATCTCCGTTCAGTAACATGAAGTATATAAAGATACCAAAGACATATAAACAATCAAATATGTCTAGTGCTCTTAGGAGCTACTTACTTGGTGGTTCTCCAAGATCCACCATAGTCACAACATTACCTCAG GAAGAGCATGTTATGGAAGACCCAGTAGTAGATTCTGACAGGGTTAGATGTAGTGATGCTCCCCTGGAACGGACCAAAAAAGATCAGGCAAGCTCTTCCCAAGGGGATAAAGATTCTGGGTTATGGCGGGGCCACGAGGTAAACCCGGAGTTTGTATGCCTGCTTGATCGCATAATGCATACGTATCCGGAAACCTTTGAGCACTTTACTACAAAAAACAAGATGTTGAGTGCAATGAATCTGAACCTATTGTGCACCTCCCTTGACAACTTCAGTAAAGTATCTCTGACTGAGGTTGATTGTGAGATGATTGATGGGTACAGGGATATATGTGCTTACTTGCAGATTCAGGGATTCGATGTAAGTTGGGTGGTGAACCGCTTGAACTACATAGAACATCTTTGCTTTTCTCAGCCCTTGATTCCCGAGCTTCATGGAATTGACTGTTGTATCGAAGGGGCCAAAACTGAAGTACAAAACATGCAAGCTCATGTTGACGATGCCAAAATGAACATACAAGGTCTGCAGGCTCGTGGCAAAATTAATGTACAAGATCTGCAGGCTCGTGTTGATTATTCCAAAACAAAATTGCAAGAGTTGCAGAATCTTCGCAGGAAGAAGATGACAGAAATTGAGAAAGCTTTTGGAACTAGGGGTACTGATCTTGCTGTCGGTTTGATTGGAGACTATCTACTGTCTAGTCCTTAA